A DNA window from Rhipicephalus sanguineus isolate Rsan-2018 chromosome 8, BIME_Rsan_1.4, whole genome shotgun sequence contains the following coding sequences:
- the LOC125759662 gene encoding uncharacterized protein LOC125759662, whose product MRVNMRDPNFLRNVYNRDDWSDVMAMKGAREVLRGVRYPDDDTRRSLYASWLRIFASGVWHDSFDHLMLECVASTPSPTTPGTPLFADIFKLHDIVLDRTPPFGPVLNISEIPTLFECKPSDVEPLPESPGLVDFLADLIRTSRSRREALDEAGMIIGFYSLALAVVVAKPVRHVEDFFWRRMKRALTSAVPTSFDGDAHCPNGRFLTPLARKGHNGVVKPYIVLLVLGQYAYHVNNDACPSADRRFLEEGFLAQAKFGHLEVVELLYDVQEMTGLSAGSLNRILCKGLGGDAPVSKSGVRVTAYLNEAEEPTQRTRPWSRTSNYYYFADLDLAENVEYAMRLTAILAPDPNDQRWQREEFGNSSGPSMKDARLWAKGFNRALRRGKFTGLAIQS is encoded by the exons ATGAGGGTGAACATGCGTGATCCAAACTTCCTACGCAATGTTTACAACCGTGACGACTGGAGCGACGTCATGGCCATGAAGGGTGCCAGGGAGGTCCTCAGAGGCGTCAGGTACCCGGATGACGACACCAGGCGGTCTCTGTACGCGTCCTGGCTGAGGATCTTTGCTTCCGGCGTGTGGCATGACTCGTTCGACCATCTCATGCTCGAGTGCGTAGCTTCGACTCCTTCGCCGACGACTCCTGGTACACCCCTTTTTGCTGACATCTTCAAG TTACACGACATCGTCCTCGACCGAACCCCGCCCTTTGGACCTGTCTTGAACATCAGCGAAATTCCCACCCTCTTCGAATGCAAACCCTCAGACGTCGAGCCCCTACCTGAATCGCCGGGACTCGTCGACTTCTTGGCGGACCTGATACGGACGAGTCGAAGTCGTCGTGAGGCCCTCGACGAAGCGGGAATGATCATTGGCTTCTACAGCCTCGCACTAGCCGTAGTCGTAGCCAAGCCGGTGAGGCACGTCGAGGACTTCTTTTGGAGGCGGATGAAGAGGGCACTGACCTCGGCGGTGCCGACATCCTTCGATGGGGACGCGCACTGTCCCAACGGGAGGTTCTTGACGCCGCTCGCTCGCAAGGGCCACAATGGGGTGGTGAAGCCTTACATCGTGCTCCTGGTCCTCGGTCAGTACGCCTACCACGTAAACAACGATGCTTGCCCGAG TGCCGACCGAAGATTCCTAGAAGAAGGCTTCCTGGCACAAGCAAAGTTCGGACACCTTGAAGTAGTGGAGCTCCTCTACGACGTGCAGGAAATGACAGGGCTTAGTGCTGGGAGCCTCAACCGAATCCTATGCAAAGGCCTTGGGGGCGATGCTCCTGTCTCGAAGTCCGGCGTCCGCGTTACCGCATATCTTAACGAAGCGGAGGAGCCGACGCAGCGTACGAGACCTTGGAGTCGCACGTCCAACTACTACTACTTCGCAGACCTGGACCTAGCCGAAAACGTGGAGTACGCCATGCGGCTGACGGCGATCCTGGCGCCTGACCCTAACGACCAGCGGTGGCAGAGAGAGGAGTTTGGAAACTCCTCTGGGCCAAGCATGAAGGACGCGCGACTATGGGCCAAGGGCTTCAATCGTGCCTTGCGCAGAGGAAAGTTTACAGGACTGGCCATACAGTCTTAG